In Drechmeria coniospora strain ARSEF 6962 chromosome 03, whole genome shotgun sequence, the DNA window CTAAGGACACACCCCTCCTTCTCCCCTATCAATCTTGGGAGCCGACAGCTCCTCTGGATATCCTCGCCGAGAAACCTAATAGAGCCCCCAAATGCATCTAGTTGAATAACAAGATGGTGCGTGTGCTTTGGGGTCGAGCTCCGAAGTTCTGTCAGCCCGCCGTGGTATTGCGCCCACGAGTCCCAACGTCTGATGCCCCGTCACCCGTCAGGTGCTGACTTACGCTTTTGGTCTTGATGTCTAGGCAAATGAATGGATGCCTGGTTGTTATATGTCTCTGCCTGACCAACGCATTCTTGTTTGCGGCTGCCATCCCTCGGGCTCTCTTCATCGCTTCGGGATAGGGACTGGAGAGCCCCCCTCCTGAACCATATCCTACACTCGACTACAAGGCCAAATCTAGGACGATGAAAACGTTCATTAAAAACTATGAACAGGGTGGAGTTTCTCCGTCACATCATGACGCGTGCGGTGTACGTATTGGCAAACGATGCTGTCGCGACCACGCATCCGGTCCATAGCTCATCATCTCGTTCGCCGATTCTCCTCTGGTTCTTTTTTGTCATCATACTCGGCATATCGCATAGAATCTTTGGGGTGTCAACTTCCAGATCGTCGAGGCCTAATGTGACGGATACGAGCCAGACAACTCCATGCCGCAACAGGTCATCTACCCACATATGCCTTGTTTCATCATATTGCTTCCATCAATGCCATCTCCGCAAGCCACCCTTTTCCTTCACTGAACGTGATCGTGCTGTGACGCTGAGGGAATGGGACCCTAGTGCGGGTGGACGTGGACGGCGCATGAAACGACGCGCTCACTCACTTATATTCCTTGCAGTTTACCCATTTGTTTACTTGCATCCATGTGCACATGCAGGTGATTGGCAGGTAAAAGTCCATGTGCGTACACCTCACCTTGTATACATCATATTTTGACCTTTACCTCGGGTCCCTTCACGCCACGTCCATCGACCTCTTGCAAGGGCGAGAAGTCTTATGTCTGGATGAACAGCGCATCTTCCGAGTGCCCATGGCGTCCTGTACCGTCCCATATTGCATGCAACCTGAACTATTAATTTGTACCCAGGATCCTGTCCGCGTCCTGGGGCCAGTACTTTTTCTCCCGTCATGCCATCAACGTCAGGGCAAGGAGGACCTTGGAATGCATAGAGATGCACTGTTCACAAGCTTCTGCCTGCCGGCCACCTCCAGCACGTCGTACAGAGCAAAGAGGAGGGTGAAATGCGACATGGCCGGGTGTTTTATTCTGCATTCCTCTGTGCCTTTTGGTATATGTCGCCCGTCTACCATCGTCCTCTAAAAGTCGTTATCGCCCACGCCAGAAACAATGACATTGTTCACCTTCAAAACCATCCGACATAGTTGCGTAGCCAGTTGCAGttgttgcttcttgccgatCAGCGGGTCGATGACAAAAGCCTCCTTCATGTCGTTGTTGCCTCGTCCCATGCAGTCCACTCCCAGCCTACCACGCCCGTTCGCGCCCGCCTTGACCTGCTGGCTCTTCACCTCGGCCAGCGTCGCGATCGAGTTGAGACCACTGTTTTCCGCCAGCGCCATCGGGACCGCGTCCAGCGCTTCGGCAAAGGCACGCATCGCGTACTGCTCGAGGCCTGGTGTCTTGACCgcggcatcctcgaccgCAAGCGAGCAGGCAATTtcggcggcaccgccgccgtacACCACTCGGTTGTCTCGCACAAGGTTCCGCACGACGCAGAGGGCGTCATGCAGTGATcgcttggcctcgtcgatgatCTAACAGCACGTGGGTACGTTAGCGAGAGCGTCGTCTTCTCAAGCGCCCGAGCGGAGCTACGCACCATCTTGTTGCTGCCGCGGACGAATACCGTTACCGCCCGTGTGTTGGCGCATTCTTCAATCACCAGCAtcttctccctcgtcgtGCCAAATGTCATCTCTCTGACGACACCCGCCGAGCCGAGCTTCTCCGCCTTGAGGTCCTCGAACCGGGGCACTATCCTGCCGTTTGTCGCAATCGCGATCAGCTCTATCTCCGGACCGCCAACCCACCGCACGGCCGGAAGCTTGTTCTGCAGCAGCAAGTGGttggcttcgtcgtcgaagccccACTGGCAGATGGCCAAGTTGGCACCCGTGTCCTTGATCTGCTGAATCATCTCCACAAACTTTTCTCTCTCGTAGTTCTGCAATTTCTTGAACTCTTCCACACTTGTGATGTCGAGGTGGTGTTTCGTCTTGGGCTTCGGCGGCTCGAACGCGCACGTGAGTATGGCGATCTTGGCATCTTTGATCTCCGAGGGCATCTGCGGATGGGAGAAATCCTTGTCGACTATGACGCCCTGGACGAGAAGGGTGTCCTCCAACGAGCCGCCGACCTTGCCGTCCATCTTGATGAGCTCAAAATCGACGTCTTTTCGCTCCAGATCGGCGACGGACAgaacggcgtcgacggcgatctTGGCGAACTGGTCGTGTGCTTTAGAAACGATTTTGCTGCCGAGGCTGGTGCGCGCCACTTTGATGAGGTTGGACGTCTCTTCCTTTGAGAACTCAATGGTGTCCGAGATCCTGTcaagctcggcgatggcgatgtcgCATGCTTGGTCATAGCCGTCGGCAATTCGGATCGGGTGGATGCCCTTGTCGATCAGATCGGCTGCTTGTTCCAGCATGGCACCAGCCAGAACGACAACGCCCGTAGTGCCATCGCCAATCTCGTCATCCTGCGACTTTGAAAGCTCCACCATAAGCTTTGCCACGTGGTTGCTAATCTCCATCTGCTGCATAATCGTCGCTCCATCATTCGTCACCGTGatgtcgccgtcggaggAGATGAGGATCTTGTCGAGGCCCCTCGGGCCGAGGGAGGACTTGACGAGGTTCGCTACCGTTCGTGCCGCCAGAATGTGGGACTTGACAGCCTCGCTGCCAAACTGACGCTTCTTCTTCCCCTGACTTTTATCGTCGTCAGCCTTGTCACGCTCGCAGCCGTCGAATAAACGTTGTCGGGTCGTCAACCTACTCTCTCACGATGATGAAAGGACGGCCTTGCTCATCCTTTATCATCTGCGCTACATTGTACCCTAAGTCAGTCGGAGTCGACGCGCAGGGTCATTTGGATAAGAGTACCGTTCGACATATCCAGAtctgctcgctcgccgttAGTTGCTGTTCGCCGTCCAACACTGATTCTCGCATGTTCTGGCGCGGTAAGATGGGGCCCGTTACTTACTCAGAGACATCTTGGCGAAAAACTGTCCGCAGATCTGACTCTACAAATGAAGTACGGTTGGGGGACTGCGGTGGCAGGAAGTTGTGCCCAGAATGCGGAATtgggctgctgctggaagCTCTTCGTCGTCACGGCCGAATTTTGGAGATTGTTGCCATAAGCTGGGCTGCTGAAaagcagggcggcgacggaaaATACAAAGTCCGATAGTCCCCTATTGACAATTGTTCCTAGCTCCtccagtattattactcagCCTAGCTCCGCTGGGTGTGTACATTATTAAGTatcgctgtacggagtactccgtagttgccCCTCTATGACAGCAACGACTGTTACCTGTGCCCCTCACCATGATTCTTCAACCTCCAACAGCTGTTCCACGTCCTTTGCCTTGCCATTATACTCTGCACCAAGAAGCAAGATAGCGCGGTAGGCGGAAACGCATATCAGAAGATCAGTCTACTCCATCACTCTCGTCCCAACAACTGGTTGCATTCGCTCCCCTGTCCTGGGTCAATTCGCCACGAACATCCATCCTCCCATCCACCATACCTCCTACGTTTTCGTCGTCCTAGACAACGACATTTTGCCTGGGCAGCGTGGCCTTGTTTCGTTTCCTACGTTCTGCAAGGAACCTTGAGCTTGTCACAATGCCTGTCACCACCTACACCGAGGACGACCTTGTCGATTACGATGAGtttgacgaggaggatgaggaggatggcATGAGTCCCGAGGACAGGGTTGCTATGAGCAACGCTACAGCTGAAGTCAAAAAGGCCTTGGGGAGCGACACTATCAAGGTCACCAACACTCAAATTCAGGAGGCGTTGTGGCACTATTACTACGATGTCGACAAATCAGTCGCCTATTTGAACAGAACATTCATCGCACCGCCACAAAAATCGACACCGAAGAAGACTTCAGAGGGTAAGTCGGATGAATTCTTCTTTTCTGACACGCTCGGTCTGTTTGTGAGAAGCGCTTGGGCAGGTCGAGGGCCGGCAGGGCATCGCAGCGATCGAGCATGCGAAATGAGGTCTCGAGACTCGGGGGCCTCGGCTGTCTCCTTGCAAGCGCAATTCAGCGATATGCCTTGGATGAATGTGCCCCATGACCGGAAAGCCAATCTTATACCACCTAGTCGACCCAGGGGTGGCCTGCTAGGAGGCAGCGAAGGCGCGCAAAAGATGTCCAAGCTgcaggccctcgccgcctccaggaagaagaagattgAGGAGAAGAAGGGGTTGGGAAATGCCTCCTTCCCGGAGAGAAGCATGAAGCGACTCTCGTTGTCAGAGCACGCCGGCAAGGGCTTTGCAGACCCATCACCAAGTCCAACCAAGCGGCAAAAGAATGCGGAAACAGCGGCTCTTCCATCCCACAAACGTGACTTGGCCCCCGATAGTGCTTCGAAGGCCCAAAGTCAGCAACTGGGAGCTGCCCAAGTGTCAGCAACCCACCCAGGGGCCGCTGCCGCCTTCACGGACTCGCCTCTCTCGTCAACACGTGCCACCGCGGACGTTCTCGTTTCGAAGCCCGCGCCCTCTGCTTTTGCTCAAACGCTCTTCGGTGATGCCTCAGATGCCCGTCAAACAAACAGGCCAGAGGTGTTTGCAATGCCATACGCCATGTCCTCTGcattcctcgtcgacgccttcTCCCAGCCCAGCCCAGACGACATTGTTCTCGCAGCGCAAGCGCAAGGTTCGAATTTTGCAAGGCGATAAATGAGCTAATCTAATGTATGGTTCAGCGGGGAAGAAGGTAGCGCCAGCGCAGAAAGCCTCTGCGAAGAAGACGCCATCCAAAGCCGCCAGCAAGGAGGAAGAGGTCTCGACCGATGTCTCAAATCTCAAAATCAACGATGCCCCTCCACCCAAGAGCAAAGGTCTCGACGTTGTCAAGGAATTCGAGAATAGCAACAGCAAGAAAAGCGTGAGCTTTGTCGTTGTTGGTGAGCGCTAGTCACCTTGTCCGGTCTGGCTCGGCACTAATAACGACGCACAGGTCATGTTGATGCGGGAAAGAGCACGCTGATGGGCCGTCTGCTTGTGGAGCTCAAGTTGGTAGAGCAGCGAACGGTGGACAAGTACCGAAGGCAGGCAGAGAAGTCCGGCAAACAATCTTTTGCCCTGGCTTGGGTCATGGACCAGGGTAGCGAAGAGCGGGACCGAGGCGTAACGATCGACATCGCGACCAATCACTTCGAGACACCGACAACAAAGTTCACCATATTGGATGCCCCGGGACATCGGGACTTTGTGCCAAACATGATCGCGGGTGCCAGTCAGGCTGATTTtgccatcctcgtcatcgacgccaaCACGGGAGCGTACGAGAGGGGTCTCAAGGGACAAACACGAGAGCACGTCTTGCTTCTGCGGAGCTTAGGGGTGCAGCGACTAGTCGTTGCGGTGAACAAGCTTGATATGGTCGCTTGGTCCCAGGACCGTTTCCAAGAGATTTCGGAGCAGGTCACCGGTTTCTTGA includes these proteins:
- a CDS encoding T-complex protein 1 subunit epsilon translates to MSLTQMIKDEQGRPFIIVRDQGKKKRQFGSEAVKSHILAARTVANLVKSSLGPRGLDKILISSDGDITVTNDGATIMQQMEISNHVAKLMVELSKSQDDEIGDGTTGVVVLAGAMLEQAADLIDKGIHPIRIADGYDQACDIAIAELDRISDTIEFSKEETSNLIKVARTSLGSKIVSKAHDQFAKIAVDAVLSVADLERKDVDFELIKMDGKVGGSLEDTLLVQGVIVDKDFSHPQMPSEIKDAKIAILTCAFEPPKPKTKHHLDITSVEEFKKLQNYEREKFVEMIQQIKDTGANLAICQWGFDDEANHLLLQNKLPAVRWVGGPEIELIAIATNGRIVPRFEDLKAEKLGSAGVVREMTFGTTREKMLVIEECANTRAVTVFVRGSNKMIIDEAKRSLHDALCVVRNLVRDNRVVYGGGAAEIACSLAVEDAAVKTPGLEQYAMRAFAEALDAVPMALAENSGLNSIATLAEVKSQQVKAGANGRGRLGVDCMGRGNNDMKEAFVIDPLIGKKQQLQLATQLCRMVLKVNNVIVSGVGDNDF
- a CDS encoding TEF1 protein, whose translation is MPVTTYTEDDLVDYDEFDEEDEEDGMSPEDRVAMSNATAEVKKALGSDTIKVTNTQIQEALWHYYYDVDKSVAYLNRTFIAPPQKSTPKKTSEGKSDEFFFSDTLGLFVRSAWAGRGPAGHRSDRACEMRSRDSGASAVSLQAQFSDMPWMNVPHDRKANLIPPSRPRGGLLGGSEGAQKMSKLQALAASRKKKIEEKKGLGNASFPERSMKRLSLSEHAGKGFADPSPSPTKRQKNAETAALPSHKRDLAPDSASKAQSQQLGAAQVSATHPGAAAAFTDSPLSSTRATADVLVSKPAPSAFAQTLFGDASDARQTNRPEVFAMPYAMSSAFLVDAFSQPSPDDIVLAAQAQAGKKVAPAQKASAKKTPSKAASKEEEVSTDVSNLKINDAPPPKSKGLDVVKEFENSNSKKSVSFVVVGHVDAGKSTLMGRLLVELKLVEQRTVDKYRRQAEKSGKQSFALAWVMDQGSEERDRGVTIDIATNHFETPTTKFTILDAPGHRDFVPNMIAGASQADFAILVIDANTGAYERGLKGQTREHVLLLRSLGVQRLVVAVNKLDMVAWSQDRFQEISEQVTGFLTGLGFQDKFVTFVPISGLNGDNIASKIEDTAASWYKGSTLLEALEESAPATARAVEKPFRMAISEVFRSQLGTTTLAGRIDSGTVQIGDKILVQPSGESAYVKSIMVDTAAQDWAVAGQSVSVALTNIDPIHIRVGDIICETTNPILCGDTFTMKAMAFDHVMPMPVDLHRGRLHAPGQIQSIIATIDKVTGATIKRKPKVVQPGGVARLVIQLASKVPLEAGQRVVIRSGGETIAAGLLES